The DNA region ACTAATGCGGTGCAGGAAGATCCGCATACAACATCAAGACAGACAGGACAAACTGCTGTAATATCAACACGACGAGCTAGGAGTACTCCAGCCAGAGTAATGCCTATTGTTCTCAATCGGGATAGTAACATGACATCTAATGAGCCTCCTTTAACACAACCAGCTAGGACATCTTCCGTTCCAGTGATATTCAGTCAAGCTACTAGTGTCACATATGATGAGCCTTCTGTAACATTAACACAACAATCTAGAACTTCTCCATCCCGGAGATTGCCTGTGACAATCAATCAGGCGACAAATAACGCATCTAATGAGGCTTCTGTAACATCAAGGCGACCACGCAGGACTTCTTCAGCACGAGTAAAGCATACGTCACTCAGTCAGGCAATGGACATGACATCTAATGAGTTTCCTGTAACATCATCACGTCCATCTAGGATTTCTCCAGCCCGTGTAATGCCCACAAAACTAAATCAGTCTGATTATGTGACATCTGATACATCCCATATAGCATCCAGGCACCGAGTTAGTCCAACTCAAATGCTGGCTACACCAACTGTGATTGATCAGGTGGCCGATATGGCGCTGGATGAGACACATGTAGCACAAATACAACCAGCTTGCGAGAACTTACCGCAGGTACGTTGTAATGATTAGCCGTAGCAACTAGGGtgacagttttttttccttgaaagAGTATTGTATGACAGacgtaatcaatttttttggtttgtgcaGAAGGAAGAGCCTCAAATATCTGAAAGTGAAAAAGATAGTGAAATCACTGATACTCTAATGCAAACTCATGATGAGTTCTTAAGCACTCTTCAATCGAGGTTGGCGAAGTTACAAGTAagcattcttgtttcttttctgtTATTTTTCCTGACCATTATTTGTTGTAGTATTAATTTGCAAGTGGTTGACTTCTCAACATGTAGATTGTAAGACATTTTTGGGATCGTAACGATGTTAAAGGTGCCATCGGTGCATTGAGAAAGCTGACAGATCAGTCTGTGAGTATCTCAGATTCTCAGTAgattactttttctttgatGTTTGGATGTTTAGATAAGCTAACTCATAGATACCGGGACAGGTTCAAGCAGATGTGATCAGTATTCTAACCGACAAAATAGAAATTCTCACATTGGATATGTTTTCTCAATTGGTTCCTGTCCTCACAAGCTTATTGGGTAGCAGGACAGAGAGGTAAACATATTTTATGGTAATTCCACCTTAGAACATATTTTTCTGCGGTTGAGCTGTAACGCAGTAAGACCGATTTGCTGATAAATATTGTCAGTTCAAATGGTAAAATCATTAGTCCTCCGGTTTTATGacagaggaaagaagaaacagattcTTATCGACTCATGCATTTTATCTGTTGTATTGTTAAATCTGAGATAGTTGCATGATTGTGCAGGCCGGTAAATGTCTCCTTGGATATGCTCTTGAAACTTGTAGCAGTGTTCGGTACAGTTATACGCTCAACTGTCTCAGCTCCACGAATTGTCGGCGTTGATCTTCATGCAGATGAAAGGTACTCGAGTTCACGCCTCTCTCTGGAACTACAAGTAGTTTGCTAAGTTATTTCTCATTTAccaagaaaaggaaataaaccACAATATTGCAGGCTACAAATCTGCCAATTATGTTCTGCGGGATTGCACAAGATTCAAAGGATTCTTCCAGTTCTCGCAAGGTAAACATCCTAAGCATCCTGCTTTCATCAACTTCTTAATGAATAGTTTTGGCGGATTCGTTTGCTTATTTCCCTTGTGTCGGCTCTCTTTCCTTCGGTCTGAATACAGAAGAGGCGGTCTAATAACTAGAAAGGCTCAAGAACTAAACCTAGTTCTTCAAGAGCCATAGCCACAGGCAAAACCATCAATAATCATATAACTGCTCGGCAAGTGGTTGTAATGTACATTGACAAGAAGCGTCTTGTGTCCAATCTCACCGAGGTTTTTATATATACGGATTCATATATCATAGAGAGAGGCAGAGTCTTCTGCTGCTGCCTGCAGCCTGCAGGAAGGAGCTATATAGTCCCAGAAGAAATACTTGGAAGCTAATGGTTGTTGTAAATCATTTTTTGGCCTAAGTAGCTTCAATTCTTGATTTGTTGTTATTCCGTGGAACTGCAACTCATATTGATGTAATTCTAAGTTTAGTTTCCTAACTGATGATGTGCTAATGCCTGCCTTAGCAATGGGTTTGTGTAGTCTTCTTATTTGtctaatatatattctacaacTTAACTGGTAATTCATATTCTATAAACTTTtgacacacaaaacaacaatttgcAATATGCAATTGTATATATCAATCAGCATTTACGTAATTGACAGCCAAAATGGTAGCTCTAACCGAACCAATCGCTATGTGTTGTGTAGTGTCATTTTCCATTATACTTTTGTCCTTTGGTAACAACTAACAACTAACAAAAGAGGGGACACCTTGCATTAATATTTCAGTAATTGCTTAACAGTGGGGTAAATTAACAAGTTTATGCCGTTGTACATTCTTTTAATCAATTGAAAGCGTTACAACTCTTCCATTTTGGGTTATTCGAAAACATTAGTCTTACCTTTTCACCACTTTGGGgttttctttaatcactaacgTCTTACAtgagttttatttatgataaaagTCACCTGTTAACCATATAAATATCTTTGACAAACTTGCAAACTTTGTAATTCTTTTCCTTActaactaaaaattataaactccTCACACGTTTGAGAAGGATTTAGTCTTAACATTTTAACCCTTTCGTtgttttgggaatttttttcaaacttttttcttatttgttttaatatttgatgCTACCTGAGTACCTTCTTCTATGTTACAATCATATGTTAAAcgtacaaacaaacaaatatataaagtatataaatcATAATCCAAGCGTTGATTGCTCAACTATGGAGCGATGTTTATCCAAACGTTacattattt from Camelina sativa cultivar DH55 chromosome 3, Cs, whole genome shotgun sequence includes:
- the LOC104769809 gene encoding uncharacterized protein LOC104769809 isoform X4, coding for MGWSTLGDLCINGGKFIGCSYYRNSIGIWVSDISQLEPYEAGSEDKKGSMVKRFSLLDDQSSERMGSGPRCSSSPDYETREIKNIYVDSTGGNLNVAQNTGSLKVTLPLESGKVATMASEKQDATYFGQTGDKYSSMRSVVSRDSDCGEESSCPERESITFSRTKSGMLLGPAHVRKALAKFENSKESVVVQSRTRKNSGLDVQEEPHTQSVFLSEQSGSKPFDAEESTIKGITDKFEKVLSSESPTDETNRMLLKPPRVQRSSNSEYHESRRAISVDSGTSDNNKSGLEHSRDRDLPTDTEHPGGSRELNPMKIVGGVKVVSGRTRSLVEKFERGEKSTHTEAASTTIAQNTNAVQEDPHTTSRQTGQTAVISTRRARSTPARVMPIVLNRDSNMTSNEPPLTQPARTSSVPVIFSQATSVTYDEPSVTLTQQSRTSPSRRLPVTINQATNNASNEASVTSRRPRRTSSARVKHTSLSQAMDMTSNEFPVTSSRPSRISPARVMPTKLNQSDYVTSDTSHIASRHRVSPTQMLATPTVIDQVADMALDETHVAQIQPACENLPQKEEPQISESEKDSEITDTLMQTHDEFLSTLQSRLAKLQIVRHFWDRNDVKGAIGALRKLTDQSVQADVISILTDKIEILTLDMFSQLVPVLTSLLGSRTERPVNVSLDMLLKLVAVFGTVIRSTVSAPRIVGVDLHADERLQICQLCSAGLHKIQRILPVLARRGGLITRKAQELNLVLQEP